From Streptomyces sp. NBC_01551:
CGGAGCAGATCAGGTAGCGGTCGCCGGCCCGGACCTCGCGGATGGAGAGGTCGGGTTCGACGGTGTCGCCGCTGCCGAGCGCCCGCATGAGCAGGGAGCGCTGGGGGTGGGTGGTGGCTTCCTCTTCGGTGATGCGGCCCTCGTCGACGAGGCGCTGCACCCAGGTGTGGTCCTGGGTGATCTGGGTGAGGAGGCCGTCGCGCAGCAGGTAGGCGCGGGAGTCGCCGACGTGGACGAGCCCGAGGCGCTGGCCGGTCCACAGGAGGGCGGTGAGCGTGGTGCCCATGCCTTCGAGCTGGGGGTCTTCCTCGACCATGACGCGCAGCTGGTCGTTCGCGCGCTGCACGGCGGTGGCGAGGGAGGTGAGGATGTCGGAGCCCGGGACGTCGTCGTCGAGCTGCACGAGGGTGGAGATCACCTCGGAGCTGGCGACTTCGCCGGCGGCCTGGCCGCCCATGCCGTCGGCGATCGCGAGGAGACGGGGGCCGGCGTAGCCGGAGTCCTCGTTCCCCTCGCGGATCATGCCTTTGTGCGATCCGGCGGCGAACCGCAGGGACAGACTCATGCGCACCTCGCCGGTCGGCTCCGGGTACAACCGGTCTCGAGCCACACTGCCCACCCTCCGGTCGGGAGCGCGCGCGGGTCCGTGTCCTGGGGGGGACGGACCGTCGCGGCTCGCTCGCTCCGCTCGCTCATTCTCGTACTACTTCCGCAGCTCGATGACGGTCTTGCCGATGCGGATCGGTGCGCCCGGCGGAATGGGCGTCGGGGTGGTCAGCCGGGTCCGGTCGAGATACGTGCCGTTGGTGGACCCGAGATCCTCGACGATCCACTGGCCGTCACGGTCGGGGTAGATCCTGGCATGGCGGCTGGAGGCGTAGTCGTCATCCAGCACGATCGTTGAGTCATGTGCCCGGCCGAGCGTGATCGTCTGCCCCGCGAGGGCGACGGTGGTGCCCGTGAGGGTGCCCTCCGAGACGACGAGCTTGGTGGGCGCTCCGCGGCGCTGGCGCTGCTGTGGCGGCGCGCTCTGCCGGGCGCCCCCCTGCTGCGGGGCGCTCGCGGCCCCGCCGCTGCGGCGGGAGCCGCGTTGCGTGACGCGCGTACCGAAGAGGTCGCTGCGGATGACCTGGACGGCCACGATGACGAACAGCCACAGAACGGCCAGGAAACCCAACCGCATGACCGTCAGGGTCAGCTCTGACATTGCCCCCGCTTCACCCTTCGGCTTGCCGGTAAATGATGGTGGTGCTGCCCACGACGATCCGCGAGCCGTCGCGGAGCGTAGCGCGGGTGGTGTGCTGCCCGTCCACCACGATGCCGTTGGTGGACCCGAGATCCTGGATCGTCGGAGGCGTTCCGGTCCGGATCTCACAGTGCCGGCGGGATACGCCGGGGTCGTCGATCCGCACGTCGGCTTCGGTGCTTCGGCCGAGTACGAGCGTGGGGCGCGAGATCTGGTGGCGGGTGCCGTTGATCTCGATCCAGCGCCGCGTGGTGCCGGGGGCGCCGGGTGGTACGGGTGCGGGTCCGCCGGGGGCGGGCCTGCGGGCGGCGCCGCCGGGGGGCGGTGCCGCGGGCATGGGGGGAGCGGCGGCCGGGGGGTAGCCGTAGCCGCCGGGCTGCTGCTGCTGGCCCTGGGGGGCCTGCGGCTGCGCCTGGGAGGTGCTGGAGGCGAGCGTGCGGCTGCGGACCCGGTAGAGACCGGTGTCGAGGTCGTCGGCCTTCTCCAGGTGGACCTTGATGGGGCCCATGAAGCTGTAGCGCTGCTGCTTGGCGTAGTCGCGGACGAGGCCCGCGAGCTCGTCGCCGAGCTGGCCGGAGTAGGGGCTCAGGCGCTCGTAGTCGCCGGCGCTGAGCTCCACGATGAAGTCGTTCGGGACGACGGTCCGCTCGCGGTTCCAGATGGTGGCGTTGTTGTCGCACTCCCGCTGGAGGGCGCCGGCGATCTCCACCGGCTGGACCTCGGACTTGAAGACCTTGGCGAAGGTGCCGTTCACCAGACCTTCGAGTCGCTGCTCGAACCGCTTCAGGACTCCCATGGGGCACCTCCTCCGTCGTTGTCGCCCTGTACTGCTTACTGATCGTATCCACGCGTGGCGGATTC
This genomic window contains:
- a CDS encoding DUF3662 and FHA domain-containing protein: MGVLKRFEQRLEGLVNGTFAKVFKSEVQPVEIAGALQRECDNNATIWNRERTVVPNDFIVELSAGDYERLSPYSGQLGDELAGLVRDYAKQQRYSFMGPIKVHLEKADDLDTGLYRVRSRTLASSTSQAQPQAPQGQQQQPGGYGYPPAAAPPMPAAPPPGGAARRPAPGGPAPVPPGAPGTTRRWIEINGTRHQISRPTLVLGRSTEADVRIDDPGVSRRHCEIRTGTPPTIQDLGSTNGIVVDGQHTTRATLRDGSRIVVGSTTIIYRQAEG
- a CDS encoding FHA domain-containing protein, with amino-acid sequence MSELTLTVMRLGFLAVLWLFVIVAVQVIRSDLFGTRVTQRGSRRSGGAASAPQQGGARQSAPPQQRQRRGAPTKLVVSEGTLTGTTVALAGQTITLGRAHDSTIVLDDDYASSRHARIYPDRDGQWIVEDLGSTNGTYLDRTRLTTPTPIPPGAPIRIGKTVIELRK